One window of the Lepidochelys kempii isolate rLepKem1 chromosome 23, rLepKem1.hap2, whole genome shotgun sequence genome contains the following:
- the WDR45 gene encoding LOW QUALITY PROTEIN: WD repeat domain phosphoinositide-interacting protein 4 (The sequence of the model RefSeq protein was modified relative to this genomic sequence to represent the inferred CDS: inserted 1 base in 1 codon): protein MAQQRGVNSLRFNQDQSCFCCAMESGVRIYNVEPLMEKGHLDHEQVGSVALVEMLHRSNLLAVVGGGGNPKFSEISVLIWDDAREGKGGKDKLVLEFTFTKPALAVRMRHDKIIIVLRNRIYVYSFPENPXKLFEFDTRDNPKGLCDLCPSLEKQLLVFPGHKCGSLQLVDLSSTQPGTSSAPFTINAHQGEIACVSLNQPGTVVASASRQGTLIRLFDTQSKEKLVELRRGTDPATLYCINFSHDSSFLCASSDKGTVHVFALKDTRLNRRSALARVGKVGPVIGQYVDSQWSLASFTVPAESACVCAFGRSSAKTVNSVIAICVDGTFHKYVFTPDGNCNREAFDVYLDICDDDDF from the exons ATGGCGCAGCAACGCGGGGTGAACAGTCTGCGCTTCAACCAGGACCAGA GCTGCTTCTGCTGCGCGATGGAGTCCGGGGTGCGAATCTACAATGTGGAGCCGCTCATGGAGAAAGGGCACCTGG ATCACGAGCAGGTGGGCAGCGTGGCCCTGGTCGAGATGCTGCATCGATCCAACCTCTTGGCcgttgtggggggaggagggaaccccAAATTCTCAGAGATCTCAG TGCTGATTTGGGACGACGCCCGCGAGGGGAAGGGTGGCAAAGACAAGCTGGTTCTGGAATTCACCTTCACCAAACCCGCCCTGGCAGTGCGCATGAGACACGACAA GATCATCATTGTTCTGAGGAACCGTATTTACGTTTATTCCTTCCCGGAGAACC CCAAGCTCTTTGAGTTCGACACACGGGACAACCCCAAAG GGCTCTGCGAtctctgccccagtctggagaAACAGCTGCTGGTGTTTCCTGGGCACAAATGTGGCAGCCTGCAGCTGgtg gacctgTCGAGCACCCAGCCGGGCACCTCGTCGGCACCGTTCACCATCAATGCCCACCAGGGCGAGATCGCCTGCGTCTCCCTCAACCAGCCGGGCACCGTGGTGGCATCGGCCTCCCGCCAGGGCACCCTGATCCGCCTCTTCGACACCCAGAGCAAGGAGAAGCTGGTAGAGCTGCGCCGGGGCACGGACCCTGCCACGCTGTACTG CATCAACTTCAGCCACGACTCGTCGTTTCTTTGCGCGTCGAGTGACAAGGGGACCGTTCACGTCTTCGCCCTGAAGGACACACGCCTCAACCGCCGCTCCGC GCTGGCGCGCGTGGGCAAGGTGGGCCCGGTGATCGGCCAGTACGTGGACTCGCAGTGGAGCCTGGCCAGCTTCACGGTGCCGGCGGAGTCGGCCTGCGTCTGTGCCTTCGGCCGCAGCTCCGCCAAGACCGTCAACTCCGTCATCG CGATCTGCGTGGATGGCACCTTCCACAAATACGTCTTCACGCCCGACGGCAACTGCAACCGTGAGGCCTTTGACGTCTACCTGGACATCTGCGACGACGACGACTTCTGA